In Nitrospinota bacterium, the following proteins share a genomic window:
- a CDS encoding stage 0 sporulation protein — protein MINLVSIQLSDHGRLYQCEDPNLCLSIADPCIVEKQFAEIAFGHMASNYMRIPRETFKKDPWKVLRKATDKDLNMQERNERMEKEAISSCKELVSTHNLSMKLEQVSFAFDAKKATFYYTAEEWIDFRQLVRDLAKEFKVRIEMRQIGARDLASLMGGCDTCGEQLCCTRNLKELKPVPIRAAKDQNFTGNPDKLTGVCGRLKCCLLYEHPNYIAVKGSMPSPGKTVRLPEGKGRVAKIDIVREEVLVILEDGSQVAVRGDRATDLTFPNGPTDG, from the coding sequence ATGATTAACCTCGTCAGCATTCAGCTTTCCGACCACGGGAGGCTCTATCAATGCGAGGACCCCAACCTCTGCCTATCCATCGCAGACCCTTGCATCGTTGAGAAGCAGTTCGCCGAGATCGCCTTCGGCCACATGGCGAGCAACTACATGCGCATACCCCGAGAGACATTCAAGAAGGATCCGTGGAAGGTCCTCCGGAAGGCGACCGATAAGGACCTTAATATGCAAGAGCGCAACGAGCGGATGGAAAAAGAGGCGATCTCCTCCTGTAAGGAGCTCGTTTCCACCCACAACCTCTCCATGAAGCTGGAACAGGTCTCCTTCGCCTTTGATGCAAAGAAGGCGACTTTTTACTACACCGCCGAGGAATGGATCGATTTCCGCCAGCTAGTGCGCGACCTTGCCAAAGAGTTCAAGGTCCGAATCGAGATGCGCCAGATAGGGGCTAGGGACTTAGCCTCGCTGATGGGAGGATGCGATACCTGCGGCGAACAGTTATGCTGCACCCGCAATCTAAAGGAGCTAAAGCCGGTCCCCATTCGTGCGGCCAAAGACCAGAACTTCACAGGCAACCCGGACAAGCTCACCGGCGTGTGCGGGCGCCTAAAATGCTGTCTTCTCTACGAGCACCCCAACTACATCGCCGTCAAGGGCTCCATGCCCAGCCCTGGGAAAACTGTGCGCCTACCCGAGGGGAAAGGCCGGGTCGCCAAGATAGACATCGTCCGAGAAGAGGTTCTCGTGATCCTCGAAGATGGGAGCCAGGTAGCCGTTCGCGGCGACCGCGCCACCGACCTCACTTTCCCCAACGGGCCCACCGACGGGTAG